The Leptospira mtsangambouensis sequence CAAAAGGAATTTTTAGTCTACTTACCTGAAGAAGATTTAAAACCATTTGGATATCCTCCCGGATATTCATGGAATGTCGAGGTCACTGCTGGTGTTTACGGTGGGGCTAGACTTGGATTTAATGTAGCGGAGGCTTTTGATTTTTTATTGGGATTTACCACCGTTGATTTGTTAGATGATGATGTGGAAGGAAAAGTTAAACCAAGTTTCCCTGGTTTTCCTTTCCCCGCTCCAACCGAAGCAGAAACTGATTCCGAATCGGTAGAATGATTTTATAGTTTAAAATCTTTTGCAGTAATTTTGTTCTTAGCATCAAATGTGAGCTTCAAAAACTTTTCTACTGTATCTGGTTTTTCTTTTAAAGTGTAATACTGTTCTGGGACATCACGGTCTTCTGCAAAATACCATACCATCACTGTTCCGCTAGGATCAGATGATTTTTCGGTAGATTTGCCAAGGACAGCTTCTGTTTTTACGAGACCATCCCCCACTTTGATCATATCAATTTCTAATTTGCGAAGTGCTGTGTGTGGATGAACTTTAGTGCTTCCTGCTTGTACTTTGTTTCCCGATGAACAGGACACTAAAAACAAAACAGACGCGAGTGTGCTGAGTATCAAAAGTTTTTTGATCATAAACCCTTACCTTAAGATGGACTAAGGAAAGATTCTACAGGATAGGATCAGGGTTGGCAAGTGATATCTTTTCTCTTTCCTCATCGATTCGGTTCATTTTTCCCAAAATCTTTTTGAAAAATGGAATGGTTAAAAATACGAGTCCAATCTCCAAAAATCCAAAAAAGAAAGAAAGTGCAGAAAAACTATATGCCGGAGGTAAAATTGATTCAAAGACCAGTTGCATTTGTACTGAAACAACAGGCCCTAACATAAATCCAAGAGAACCCACTCCAGTGAAGGCAGACATGGTAGTGGCAGTAAGTCCTGGTTTTGACATTTTACTTGCAAGCATCATGGATGGTACAAACATCACACCGGCCCCAATCCCGCAGATCAGTAAAAATGTAAAAAGATACCAATACTCATTGGTAGTTCCTGAAAGACCTAAAAAAATTCCGTAAATCGTAGATCCAACAAGCACAAGTGGCAAAACACCTGTTTTGCGAGAGAGGAGAGCTGATGGATAAGAAAGTAAACTCATTGGAAAAAGAACAAGTCCTAAAAAAACACCGAGCATTCCGGGATGGAAGGCGAGTGTTTCTCGTAAGTGTATATTAAAGGAAGAAATAATAAAACCAACAGTAAAACGGTCGATAAAGTTGAATAAAAACGGAACAAATAAAAATGGATTTTCGAAAATGGCAACTTTCAAGTCACTGAACTTAAAATCTTTTGCTTTATGAATCCCTTTGTCTTTTAACATAAGCAGACTAAATAAACCAACAAAGATTAAAATTCCTGAACCAACGTAAAATGGCAAAAGAGGATTTTTCCTTCCGAGAATCCCGAGTGGCATTCCAAAGGCACCACCTAGGGATAAAAACATCCCCGTGATGCCCATAAGAATTCCTTTCCCATAATAACGTTTGTTCTCTGGATCATTTTCCCTGTCGGCAGCAGAACTTAGCAGAAGTCCAATGATAAAAATATGAGAGGCACCTTCAAGGAATCTTAAAAACAGAAAGAGTCCCATGTCAGTGACGATGGTGAGTAAATAAAAAAGTCCAGCATCTAAAAAACAGAAAAAACTAATGAAGTATTTTCTGTTTTTGAAACGATCTGAGATGATTCCCGCAACCGGCGCAAAAAGAAAGGAACCCAACATGGGAATACTTGTAAAATAAGCAACTTCCCAATTGGATCCTAGCATCCGATCCTTTACAACATCCTTAACTACCGGTACAATCATTGTGACCGGTAACATGGATAAAAAAACTAAAGTAACTAATGTATACGGGAATCCCAAAAATTAACCTGCTGGTAGAAGAGTTTGGTAACGATCCATTCCAATATTTTCTTTTAGATCGGAGTCGAGTTCAATAAACAAAAACTTATTCAAATCAAAAGTCGCATTTGCTTCTGCTAATAGTTCTGCTTTTTGTGAATCGTTCAATGGGAGAGTATCCAAGTTTTGACGATAGATTCCTTTGAATGCCATAAGGTCTTCGATTTCAGGAAATTCATAAAAAGCAGTTCCTTCATTTCCTTCTAGTTCAAAAGTTTTTGCTACTACTTTTTTGATCGACTGACCACCAGAAAGATCTCCCAAGTAACGGACGTAAGCTTGTGCTACTAGAAGTTCTGGTTTGGTTTTTGCCGTATTTTTGATATGGTCAATGTAGTTTTGAGTGGCTTTGGAGATGGAACCGCGAAGTTTGGTTCCGAATTTTTTTTGAAAACTAACAATGTCTTCTTTCAAAGAATTTTCACGAAAAAGAGCCGGAAAGTAAAGTTTCGCAAGGATAGGGTTATCTTTGTTTTGGCGGTAGAGCTCTTCCATCACTGCATAAACTGCATGAAGGCTTTCCAATTGGTAAGTATACGTTTGGGCGTCGAGTCCGCCTCTAAAAATGGCCCGAATGTAAGGAACCTTTTCGGTTTCTTGGTGTTTATCGGCAGTACCTTCTCGTAACATCATTGCTATGGACATAATGGCTCCTGGTTGTCTATGTGAGAATCAATCTCATATATGACACTACCCTGACAATTGCAGGGAATGTCAAAGAAAATTATAGGGAATCTTCCTGGACGGGTGTTTTCCAAAATTCCAGAGGGGTATTGGCCCTTTGTTCGGGGTAGAGGAAGTAGGAAAGAAAGAAAACCAAAATGGAAACAAGGATTCCTATGGTGGCAAGAACCACATCCTTTCCCACTTTTCGGAATGTGTCTAGGTACGGGAGGTCCTTGTAGGTGATGACATTCAAGATGATTTCTCTACCGGCAAGGAGGCCAAGGAAAGCCCAGGTGGTGGACATGGGGATATTGCTGATGTATTGGAAAAAGAAGAGTAAACTTCCATAAACCAAATCCACAATGGTGGCTGCTTTTGCCCATTGGATGTCCGATTTTTCAGAAACCACTCTTTGGATGGTTCCGCCATTGGTGCGGATGATGATGAGTAAGGCCGCGATGAGAATGAATGCTGCCGTTAAGAATTCGATGATTCCTAGCTGCCGAGGTAAAAATACTGCAATGTTGGCTGTGTCTTGTAATAACCAAGCCACCCAAAGATACATTGTAGAAAGCCATTGTAACCTCGACCATCTCCTTTCGGAAACAGGGTCTGGGGTGTGGACTTCATGGTATTCATGAGGGTCTACTTTGACAAGGATGGCCCAAACCACGATGGCCACAAGGAAAGCGAGCCCATACCCGAAAAAGGATTTGGTTAACATTTGGTCTATGCTTTTGCCACCAAACAAACCTAAGACGAGAAAGGTAGTGGATACAGGAGCTCGGAGCCTTGTTATGACGACAAGTAATACAGGTGCTAAAAGTTGGAGGAGGTTGAAGTCTTTTGTTTCAGGGATAGAATCTAATCTGTGGAAATGGATTTCACCGCCGTGTAAAAACCAAGCGATCAAATGAACAAAAAATAAAAGACCACCAAAAACGAGAATCTTTTGGAGCCAGTGAACTGATTTTTTACTCTCGATAAAGGTTCCGATGGTTTGGACTGCATCGTTTCCGGCCACAGAGAACGATGCAATCGCAAAAGAAAACCATCCGAGATAATACCGAGGAAGACCCAGGAAATAACCGGCACAGATCGTAAGAACTAAAAAAAGGGTAAAAACGAAAAATCGAATTTGATCCTGTTTTGTTGGGTGCTGGTAATCTATTTCCTGGTTAAGGCTCATGCATTCATATAGTGTTTCGCATATCTCTCCGTGATTTCCTTGCGGTCGAAAAGAATAAACACATCTGTAGTACCAAAAACAGAATCCAGTGCAGGAATTCCACAGATTTTAGCACCCACCCGGAGGTATCCTTTCAAAAGTGGAGGGATATTTTTGGAGATCGATTTTGGATCTTCTACTTGAAAATTGGCATCAAACCCAGGGAGAACAAAGTCAGGGTTTGGATACACGCGAAATTCTTCCGGAGCAATGGCGTCTTTTGCTTTCAAAAATCCATAAGATTGTGAAGCAACTCCCGCATCGGTAGAATGGATGGATCCACAACCCATCAGGTAACGAACGTTATGTTTGTTCATAAACTCAGCAAGACCTTGCCAGAGTAAAGAGATCACCGAACCATCTCTGTAGTCAGGGTGAACGCAGGAACGTCCTACCTCTGCGATTTCATCTGGAAGGTTATAAATAGAAGTAATATCAAATTCGTTTTCACTGTAAAAACCAATTCCGTTTTTTGCATTTTGGCGTGTTAAAATTCGGTAAGTTCCTACAATTTTTTTGTCATCTGTTGATTTATCGATAACGATTAAGTGGTGGCAGTACAAATCGTACTCATCACGG is a genomic window containing:
- a CDS encoding GNAT family N-acetyltransferase, whose protein sequence is MKPNTINKTERILEVRLAENQLEIERALALRYEVFNLEMGEGLPQSSATRKDRDEYDLYCHHLIVIDKSTDDKKIVGTYRILTRQNAKNGIGFYSENEFDITSIYNLPDEIAEVGRSCVHPDYRDGSVISLLWQGLAEFMNKHNVRYLMGCGSIHSTDAGVASQSYGFLKAKDAIAPEEFRVYPNPDFVLPGFDANFQVEDPKSISKNIPPLLKGYLRVGAKICGIPALDSVFGTTDVFILFDRKEITERYAKHYMNA
- a CDS encoding LIC13410 family lipoprotein — protein: MIKKLLILSTLASVLFLVSCSSGNKVQAGSTKVHPHTALRKLEIDMIKVGDGLVKTEAVLGKSTEKSSDPSGTVMVWYFAEDRDVPEQYYTLKEKPDTVEKFLKLTFDAKNKITAKDFKL
- a CDS encoding MFS transporter, translating into MGFPYTLVTLVFLSMLPVTMIVPVVKDVVKDRMLGSNWEVAYFTSIPMLGSFLFAPVAGIISDRFKNRKYFISFFCFLDAGLFYLLTIVTDMGLFLFLRFLEGASHIFIIGLLLSSAADRENDPENKRYYGKGILMGITGMFLSLGGAFGMPLGILGRKNPLLPFYVGSGILIFVGLFSLLMLKDKGIHKAKDFKFSDLKVAIFENPFLFVPFLFNFIDRFTVGFIISSFNIHLRETLAFHPGMLGVFLGLVLFPMSLLSYPSALLSRKTGVLPLVLVGSTIYGIFLGLSGTTNEYWYLFTFLLICGIGAGVMFVPSMMLASKMSKPGLTATTMSAFTGVGSLGFMLGPVVSVQMQLVFESILPPAYSFSALSFFFGFLEIGLVFLTIPFFKKILGKMNRIDEEREKISLANPDPIL
- a CDS encoding heme oxygenase (biliverdin-producing): MSIAMMLREGTADKHQETEKVPYIRAIFRGGLDAQTYTYQLESLHAVYAVMEELYRQNKDNPILAKLYFPALFRENSLKEDIVSFQKKFGTKLRGSISKATQNYIDHIKNTAKTKPELLVAQAYVRYLGDLSGGQSIKKVVAKTFELEGNEGTAFYEFPEIEDLMAFKGIYRQNLDTLPLNDSQKAELLAEANATFDLNKFLFIELDSDLKENIGMDRYQTLLPAG